One Synechocystis sp. LKSZ1 genomic window, CCTGGCCCTGTTGGGCAAAATTATTCAAAAGGCTCCGATTTGCGGCATGGAAGTGGTGGAAGTCTCCCCTCCCTACGACATTAGCGATATGACTTCTCTAATGGCCACACGAGTCATCTGTGATGCCATGGCTCATCTCGTTCTTTCCGGTCAGTTGCCCCGTAGAGAAAAACCTGGCTATATCCATGCAGAAGCCAATATGGCGGTAGATGAACCTTGGATCTAGGAAACAAGCGCTATGCATGAAACCGATATGACCAAGGCTCTGATCATGACGGTCAAGGATTGGTACGAGACCCAACCGGAACCGCTCCAGATTACAAAAATTCATCTGATGGTAGGCCAATTTACCTGTGTGGAACCTGTGAGTTTGCAGTTCGCCTTTGAGGTACAAACCCGCAATACCTTTCTCGACGGGGCCGAGTTGGTGATCCAAGACATTCCCCTCGTGGCCTACTGCCATACCTGCCAGCAGGAATATACTCCCCATATCGGACTCCGGTACGCTTGTCCGACCTGCCAGGGCCCGATGGAGGATATCCGTTCGGGACGGGAATTGAAGATTGACCGCATTGAACACCAGGCCTTGAATACCGTTAACCTGACCTAGAGACCCAGACTATGCACCAAACCATTGATACGGCCCTGGGAATTAACCTCCTCCATGCCAATCAGGCTGGGGCCGACCATAATCGGGAGCACTTTGATGAATGGGGCATTACCTGCCTCAATCTGATGAGTAGTCCCGGAGCGGGGAAGACAGTTCTGCTCGAAAAAACCCTTGCCGCTCTCCAGGGCCAGCTAAACATGGCCGTGATTGAAGGGGACATGACCACCGAGTTGGATGCCGATCGTTTACGCCAGTACGGTAGTCCGGTAATTGCCATCAATACGGGGCGTTCTTGCCATCTGGATTCCAAAATGGTGGCCGGAGGCATTCATCGCCTCCAGGAAGACTACAATCCCCACCAGTTTGACTTGGTGTTTGTGGAAAACGTGGGCAATTTAGTGTGTCCGGCGGAATTTGAGGTGGGAGAACATGCCAAGGTGGCCCTGCTGAGTGTGACCGAAGGGGAGGATAAACCCCTCAAGTATCCGATTATGTTCCAGGAAGCCGATTGTTTATTGATTACGAAGCTGGATCTGGCTCCTCATCTGGACATCGATCTGGCCCTGTTGGAGGCCAACGTTCGTTCCATGAATCCCGATGTCACGATTATTCCTGTTTCCGCCAAGACTGGCCAGGGCCTAGACCAATGGTTTAGCTGGATTAAGGCCCAACTGAAGGTTCCCCAGGCGCTAATTGGTTAAAACCGCCACGGCAAAAAGAAAGCCCATCCGTTTAACTATTCTCTAGTCTTTCGTTACCCAGTGTCCTATGAAACGCCGTCATCTCCTGTCCCTCCTCCTGGCCTTTGGGAGTAGTTTGTTACTCACCGTTAGCTGTGGCCCGGCTTCGGAACCAACCGCTAATTCGCCCACTACCGCCCCTAGCGGCCCTCCCCTGGTCATTGGCTATAGCAACTGGGCCGGTTGGTGGCCCTGGGCCATCGCTGAAGAAGAGGGCCTGTTTGCCAAAAACGGCATTAATGTCCAAATGAAATGGTTTGATGGCTACCTGGAATCCCTCCAGGCCCTGGCCGCAGGCCAGTTGGATGGCAACAGCCAAACCCTCAATGACACCATCGCCTTTGCGGGGGATGCGGTGAAGGGGGAAGTGGCTGTGTTGGTCAATGACAATTCCGCTGGTAACGACAAAATTATTGTCACCCCAGACATCAAGAGGGTGCAGGACTTGAAGGGTAAAAAAGTTGCCGTTGAGGAGGGCGTCGTTGATGACTTCCTGTTGAGTTTAGCCTTAGAACAGGCCGGCATGAGCCGCAAGGATGTCCAGATTGTTCCCCTCGAAACTGGTGCCGCTGCCGCCGCCTTTGCTTCAGGGAAAGTGGATGCTGTCGGGGCCTTTCCGCCTTTTTGGTTAACGGCCCTCAAGCGGCCCGGCTCGAAGGAGTTAATTAGCTCGAAGGAATTCCCCGGGGCCATCCCCGATCTGCTAGTGGTGACGGAAAAACTGGTTCAAGAAAAACCGGAACAGGTTCAGGCCCTGGTAAAAACTTGGTTTGATATCCGGGATTTTATGGAAAAGAATCCCCAGAAGGCGGACGAAATCATGGCCAAGCGGGCCGGGGTTAGCCTAGAAGAATTGGCCCTTTTCAAGGAAGGAACCAAATTTTTCACCCTAGAGGAAAACCTAGAGGCTTTTAGTACCGGTAATTCCATGAAACACATGCCCTTTGCGGCCCAGAAAATGGCCGATTTTATGAAGGGAATTGGCTTTATCAAAACGGTGCCTGACCTGAAACCCCTGTTGAATGACCAGTTCGTTCAGACCCTGGCCAAGGCTCCTGCCTAGGACTGTATTTAAAGACCCTCTAGCAATCGGAATATATTTTTGATCTCATTGCAAAATCCATCGTGGGTGATCTTGGCCTGATCTGGCTTCCTTTATCTTGGCAATCCCATGACTGCAACCTCCAAGACCTCTGCCCTTAGCACTTTCTGGCGCATCACTGAAGATATTCCTGAGTCCCTGCGCTGGCTATTGATGGCCCTGTCCATCCTGATTCCACTGCTTTTGTGGTTACTGATTACCAGTCTGGCCAAAATTGATGCGGTTTTTCTGCCGTCTCCCTGGGCAGTTATCGTGGCCCTGGGCAACCTCTGGCAACAAGGTTTTCTAATTCAAGATTCCTTTACCAGTTTTTTTCGCGTTGTAGGGGGCTTTTTCCTAGGGGGCCTGTTTGCCGTTCCCCTGGGGATTTTAATGGGGACTTTCCCCAGTATTCGCAGCCTGACAGAACCCATTATCGGCGTGGTGCGCTATATGCCAGCACCGGCTTTTATCCCGCTACTGATCATCTATCTAGGGATTGATGAGGCCTCGAAGATAATGCTGATCTTCATTGGCACCATTTTTTTTAATACGTTGATGATCATGGATGCGGTGAAATTCATCCCTCGTGAACTGATCGAGGTGACCTCTACCCTGGGCGGCTCCCGGCGGCAGATTCTACTCAATGTGATTACGCCCTACGTCATTCCCAATGTGCTGGATGCCTTCCGCATTAATATGGCAGCGGCCTGGAACCTCGTCGTGGTTGCGGAATTAGTGGCAGCCGATAACGGCTTAGGCAAACGTATTTTGTTGGCCCAAAAGTTTTTAAAAACCGATGAAATTTTTGCCTGCCTCTTGGTTCTGGGCCTAATTGGTTTTGGTCTCGACCTGACCTTTCGCTTGCTCCTACGCTGGACCTGCAAATGGTCTTTAGCCCAATAGTCCGATCAATAATTACCCATCGTCGAGGGCCGGTCCGATGCACCTGGAAATTAGTCAGCTCAATAAAATTTTCTCTACCAAGCGGGGCCCTGTGACGGCCCTGAAGGACATTAATCTACAGATTGAAACCGGAGAATTCGTCTGTGCTGTCGGGGCCTCCGGTTCCGGGAAATCGACCCTCCTGCGCATGATTGCGGGTCTAGATACGCCGTCTTCTGGAACCATTAGCGTCGATGGCCAAATTGTGACAGGGCCAGGGGCCGACCGGGGCATGGTCTTCCAAAACTATAGCCTTTATCCCTGGTTAACCGTTCAGCAAAATGTCGAATTTGGCCTGAAATTACAGCAGGTTCCCCAAAAAGAGCGTTGGGAGTTGGCCTGCTATTACCTCGATGTGGTGGGATTAACCAGTTTTGCCCAGGCCTATCCCAAGGAACTCTCCGGCGGCATGAAACAACGGGTGGCCATTGCCCGCTCCCTGGCCTGTCATCCCAAAGTATTACTGATGGATGAACCCTTCGGCGCCTTGGATATTCAAACCAAGGAAAAAATGCAGGAGTATCTGATCGAGATCTGGCGGCGCATTCAGTGCAGTATCTTGATGATTACCCACGACGTTGAAGAGGCCGTTTTCCTGGCCCAGCGAGTTTATGTCCTGAGTGCCCGTCCAGGAACCATTCAGAAAGAACTGACCATTGCCCTGCCCGAAGACCGCACCTACCACATCAAACGCCAGCCCGATTTCTACCACTATACTGATGAGATCTATGCCCTGCTGAGGGAACCGGATAACCGAGAGCGAGAATGTTAAGATAGGTCACGAACTTTCGTCGTCACACCGGCCGGTGGCCATTACCCCAGTTCTTGCCGATGAGTACCCCCTCCGACAATCTGCTTCCCCCCGACCCCACTCCCCCCAAGGGAACGATGGTCTGGCTTGGGAACTTCCAGCGCCTGCATCAGTCCGTTCTGTCTCCCCTCCAACTCCAAGCCGAACGTTTTCCGCTCCAGTTCTGGGCCTTGCTCTTGATCTTGGTTTCCGGGGGGGTTGGGTTTTCGGCCACCAATTGGCTCCTCAAATTGCCCCAGAGCCCCCAGTGTTCTCGCATTTTCTGGCCCATTGCCTCCGCTTCCATGCGTCTGTATTGTGCCCAAGTCTCTGCAGAGGAAAAAACCGTCGATAGCCTGCTGAAGGCCATTGAATTGGTGGCGGGCCTGCCCAAGGATCATCCCCTGGCCCCGGAAATTAATCGCAACATTGAACAATGGTCAACGGAAATTCTTGATCTGGCAGAAGATTCCTACCAGTCCGGTAATCTGGAAGAAGCGATTGCCACGGTTAAACGAATTCCCAACCATGTCCAGGCCTACGATCTAGTAGAAAGCCGTATCCAGACCTGGCAAAAAACCTGGCAAGAGGGCGAGAGCATCTACGCCGATGTGGAACAATCCCTGCGCAAAAGCCGTTGGAATGAGGCCTTCCGCAATGCCGTGCGCCTACTGAACTTGGAGAATCGCTATTGGGGAACGGTAAAGTACGACGAAGCCATTAAAAATATCCAGATTGCCCAGGAAGAAAGCAGTAAGCTCGATAGTGCGTACAATATTCTCCGGCGCGGTGGTATCGACAACTGGATCAAGGCCATTGAGGAAGCGCAGAAAATTCCCAAGGAAAGCTACGCCTACGAAGAGGCCCGAAACCTGATCACCCAGGCCAAGGAGAAATTAACCGAGGAAATCCAGGCCCTGATCGACCAGCAGGATTGGCAGACCCTAGCTAGCACCATCGATCGCTTACCCGAACAAGTTTTTGCCGCCGCAGACCTCAACGATTGGCAATTACTGGCCACCGCTGGCAGTGAAGCCCAATCCGGTAGCTTGGAGGGCTTCCAGTCCGCCATTAGCACCGCCGAACGGATCACCGACCCAACCCGCCCCCTCTACCCCCTCGTTCAAGACTTGATCAGTGATTGGCGGCGGGAAGAAACGGCTCTTTCCCAACTCGCTAAGGCCAGGGCCACCGCTGCTACCGGAACCATCGAGGCCCTCAGGGCCGCCATCATTGAGGCTGAACTGATTGCCAACGACAATCCCCGTTACTCGGAAGCCCGTCGAGACATTCGAAACTGGACAGAACAAATTCAAATCACCGAAGATGAGCCGCTCCTCAACCGTGCTAAGCAGTTAGCTGTCTCGGGTCAGGTAGCTGATCTAGAACAAGCGATTCAACAGGCCAGAGCCATTGGGGATAATCGGGCCCTCTACAACGAAGCCCGCCGCGAAATCCAGACTTGGCAAACCATGATTCAGCGTCAGCAAGACCAGCCAATTCTGGATCAGGCCACGGCCCTAGCCAATGCCCAAAACTACCCTGCCGCCATCAGTACAGCGCGTCAAATTACCGCCGGCCGGGCCCTCTACCGTGAAAGCCAGAGTAAAATTCAACGCTGGCAACAGGAAATTCAAGCCCAACGTAATCTCCAACAGGCCTACAACCTAGCGGCCCGACGTACCCCGGAAGCTCTCTCCCGTGCTCTGCGCTTAGTCCGCCAGATTCCCAGTTCTACCCAGGTCAATCTCCAACGGGTTCAGTCCATAAATACTTGGAGTTATCAACTGCTGGCTTTGGCCCAGGAACGTGCTAGTGCTTCGGCCCTCAACGAAGCTATCCGTCTGGCCCAACTTATTCCTGCCGAGAGTTCTGCCTACGGCACTGCCCAGGATTTAGTCCAAGAATGGCAATCACTCCTGGCTCCATCGGCCCCCGATCCCCTAGAGGCCCCGCCACCGCCTAGCCTTGATAGCAATCCCCTCCCCTAGCCGAAAAATCACCATGCAAACCTTGACTCAACTGGTGATTGCTCTGGTTGTGACGGCCTGGTTGCTAGCCATGGTTCTGCTCTCAATTCAGAATGTTGCCCCCGTTTCCCTAAAATTTCTGCTCTTTGAGTCCATTGATCTACCCGTTGGCCTGTTGTTGACTCTCTGTCTCTGTGGGGGCCTGGTGCTGGGTGCTTTGATTGGGGTATTTAAACCCCGTCCTCGTTCGCGCTCTATACCGACCCCAGAGTTCGATGAACTAGATGACCTAGTTTGAACACTGGGAATTTGTACTCCTTCTGATTCATCCCGCTGGGTGAAGCCTTCAGGCTCAACCAACCCGTAAGCTAAAGTCAGTGACGGTGAGGAGCCACAGGAGGCACACCATGAGACAACTATTAATAACAGCGGTCAGTTTACTATTAGCTAGTCCTTTGGTACTGGATTCCGCGGCCCAGGCCCAAAACCCAGCCCAGATTAAACAACTTCTAGAAACAAATGCCTGCAAGGGTTGTGACCTCCAGGGGGCCAACTTGAGAGGCGCTCACCTGATTGGTGCCGACCTCCGCAATGCGAATTTAAAAAATGCCAACCTCACGGAAGCCAATCTAGAAGGCGCTGACTTAACCGGGGCCAATCTCCAAAATGCTCAACTACGCGGTGCCATGGTTACCAATGCAAGCCTCAACTATAGCAATTTACAAAAAGCGGATTTTGCCTACGCCAAGCTCTACGATGTCGATGTTACAGGGGCCAATCTAGAGGGCATCAACATCCAAAATGCGGAGATTTATAACACCGGCATTGCCATTGGGGGTGGCGATGAACCCTGGGATAAGGACACAGATCTTTTGCCATAGAAGTGTGGGTAAGGATAGGGTTAGATATCCTGAACTGCGGTTATACCAAATCTCTAAAGCTCGACGACACAATCGACCCCACCCGTCCTCCCCTTGCCAAGGGGAGGTGCCGTAGGCGGAGGGGTAAAAATCTGTAGCTTCAACTTGAAGAATTGGTATTAAACTGAGGCTCTGGCTGTTGAGATAAAGCCGGTTAAATAGTGATACCAAGTGGCCATACCTTGGCCAGAGCGAGCAGACACTTCCAGGATTGTCGCCTGGGGGGCCACCTGTTGCAGATTTTTTAAAGCCATATCCCGGTCAAAGCCGACGGCTTCCGCAATGTCGATTTTGGTAATCACGACCACCTGGGCCGATTTAAACATGGTGGGATACTTGAGGGGTTTGTCTTCCCCTTCGGTGACGGAAAAAAGTACTAGTCGTAAATTTTCCCCTAGGTCATAGGCGGCCGGGCACACTAAATTTCCTACATTTTCAATAAAAAGCACCTCCAGTCCTTCCAAATCTAAACGCCGAGCGGCCTGACTAATCATTTCCGCTTCTAGATGGCAAAGATTTCCCGTTGTGATTTGGATGGCCTTGGCCCCTGTTTGTCGCAGACGCTGGGCATCATTATCAGTTTCTAGATCCCCCACAATCACCGCCATGGGATGGCTGGCCTGACAATCCCTGAGGGTTCGTTCAATAAAACTGGTTTTGCCGGCACCGGGAGAAGAGAGCAGATTGAGGACATAGACCTCTTTGGCCTGGAAGTAACCCCGATTGCGTTCCGCCAGACGGTCATTTTTGCTGAGGATGGATTGGGTAATTTCTAAGAGACGTTCCGGGGCAGGGCCGTGGTGATGGGAGTGGGAATGCTCATGGTCGTGGTGATGGACATGGCCCGTGTCGTGGGCGTGGATTTGCACATCAGGGGGGGTAAGGGTACAACCACAGGTCTGGCACATAGCAAACAGGGAACACCGGAATTGAAAGGGTCTGTGCCTTGATCATAATCCAGGCCTGGGAAAAAGCCGGCCTTCGTTCAGATTGTGGAGCGGGCTCAGGCCACAAAAACCTGGGGAGAATAAGCGGCCCACTGATTACGTCCCTTATTTTTAGCTTGGTACAGGGCCTGGTCTGCTTGGGCGATCAGGTCGCTCGGAGTCTGGCTTTGGTTGGGGATTTGGGCCGCAATGCCTAAGCTGATGCTGATGATGGGGGGAGATAGTTGGGAGCCGGTATGGTCAATCTGGAGAGCCGCAATCGCTGTTATCATTTCCTCCGCAATTTGAATTGCCCCTGCTTGATCGGTATCTGGAAGGATGGCCGCAAACTCTTCCCCCCCGTAGCGA contains:
- the hypA gene encoding hydrogenase maturation nickel metallochaperone HypA, whose protein sequence is MHETDMTKALIMTVKDWYETQPEPLQITKIHLMVGQFTCVEPVSLQFAFEVQTRNTFLDGAELVIQDIPLVAYCHTCQQEYTPHIGLRYACPTCQGPMEDIRSGRELKIDRIEHQALNTVNLT
- the hypB gene encoding hydrogenase nickel incorporation protein HypB, coding for MHQTIDTALGINLLHANQAGADHNREHFDEWGITCLNLMSSPGAGKTVLLEKTLAALQGQLNMAVIEGDMTTELDADRLRQYGSPVIAINTGRSCHLDSKMVAGGIHRLQEDYNPHQFDLVFVENVGNLVCPAEFEVGEHAKVALLSVTEGEDKPLKYPIMFQEADCLLITKLDLAPHLDIDLALLEANVRSMNPDVTIIPVSAKTGQGLDQWFSWIKAQLKVPQALIG
- a CDS encoding ABC transporter substrate-binding protein yields the protein MKRRHLLSLLLAFGSSLLLTVSCGPASEPTANSPTTAPSGPPLVIGYSNWAGWWPWAIAEEEGLFAKNGINVQMKWFDGYLESLQALAAGQLDGNSQTLNDTIAFAGDAVKGEVAVLVNDNSAGNDKIIVTPDIKRVQDLKGKKVAVEEGVVDDFLLSLALEQAGMSRKDVQIVPLETGAAAAAFASGKVDAVGAFPPFWLTALKRPGSKELISSKEFPGAIPDLLVVTEKLVQEKPEQVQALVKTWFDIRDFMEKNPQKADEIMAKRAGVSLEELALFKEGTKFFTLEENLEAFSTGNSMKHMPFAAQKMADFMKGIGFIKTVPDLKPLLNDQFVQTLAKAPA
- a CDS encoding ABC transporter permease, with the protein product MTATSKTSALSTFWRITEDIPESLRWLLMALSILIPLLLWLLITSLAKIDAVFLPSPWAVIVALGNLWQQGFLIQDSFTSFFRVVGGFFLGGLFAVPLGILMGTFPSIRSLTEPIIGVVRYMPAPAFIPLLIIYLGIDEASKIMLIFIGTIFFNTLMIMDAVKFIPRELIEVTSTLGGSRRQILLNVITPYVIPNVLDAFRINMAAAWNLVVVAELVAADNGLGKRILLAQKFLKTDEIFACLLVLGLIGFGLDLTFRLLLRWTCKWSLAQ
- a CDS encoding ABC transporter ATP-binding protein, which encodes MHLEISQLNKIFSTKRGPVTALKDINLQIETGEFVCAVGASGSGKSTLLRMIAGLDTPSSGTISVDGQIVTGPGADRGMVFQNYSLYPWLTVQQNVEFGLKLQQVPQKERWELACYYLDVVGLTSFAQAYPKELSGGMKQRVAIARSLACHPKVLLMDEPFGALDIQTKEKMQEYLIEIWRRIQCSILMITHDVEEAVFLAQRVYVLSARPGTIQKELTIALPEDRTYHIKRQPDFYHYTDEIYALLREPDNREREC
- a CDS encoding chromosome segregation ATPase, which codes for MSTPSDNLLPPDPTPPKGTMVWLGNFQRLHQSVLSPLQLQAERFPLQFWALLLILVSGGVGFSATNWLLKLPQSPQCSRIFWPIASASMRLYCAQVSAEEKTVDSLLKAIELVAGLPKDHPLAPEINRNIEQWSTEILDLAEDSYQSGNLEEAIATVKRIPNHVQAYDLVESRIQTWQKTWQEGESIYADVEQSLRKSRWNEAFRNAVRLLNLENRYWGTVKYDEAIKNIQIAQEESSKLDSAYNILRRGGIDNWIKAIEEAQKIPKESYAYEEARNLITQAKEKLTEEIQALIDQQDWQTLASTIDRLPEQVFAAADLNDWQLLATAGSEAQSGSLEGFQSAISTAERITDPTRPLYPLVQDLISDWRREETALSQLAKARATAATGTIEALRAAIIEAELIANDNPRYSEARRDIRNWTEQIQITEDEPLLNRAKQLAVSGQVADLEQAIQQARAIGDNRALYNEARREIQTWQTMIQRQQDQPILDQATALANAQNYPAAISTARQITAGRALYRESQSKIQRWQQEIQAQRNLQQAYNLAARRTPEALSRALRLVRQIPSSTQVNLQRVQSINTWSYQLLALAQERASASALNEAIRLAQLIPAESSAYGTAQDLVQEWQSLLAPSAPDPLEAPPPPSLDSNPLP
- a CDS encoding lipopolysaccharide assembly protein LapA domain-containing protein; this encodes MQTLTQLVIALVVTAWLLAMVLLSIQNVAPVSLKFLLFESIDLPVGLLLTLCLCGGLVLGALIGVFKPRPRSRSIPTPEFDELDDLV
- a CDS encoding pentapeptide repeat-containing protein, whose product is MRQLLITAVSLLLASPLVLDSAAQAQNPAQIKQLLETNACKGCDLQGANLRGAHLIGADLRNANLKNANLTEANLEGADLTGANLQNAQLRGAMVTNASLNYSNLQKADFAYAKLYDVDVTGANLEGINIQNAEIYNTGIAIGGGDEPWDKDTDLLP
- the hypB gene encoding hydrogenase nickel incorporation protein HypB, which produces MCQTCGCTLTPPDVQIHAHDTGHVHHHDHEHSHSHHHGPAPERLLEITQSILSKNDRLAERNRGYFQAKEVYVLNLLSSPGAGKTSFIERTLRDCQASHPMAVIVGDLETDNDAQRLRQTGAKAIQITTGNLCHLEAEMISQAARRLDLEGLEVLFIENVGNLVCPAAYDLGENLRLVLFSVTEGEDKPLKYPTMFKSAQVVVITKIDIAEAVGFDRDMALKNLQQVAPQATILEVSARSGQGMATWYHYLTGFISTARASV